A portion of the Drosophila innubila isolate TH190305 chromosome 3L unlocalized genomic scaffold, UK_Dinn_1.0 0_D_3L, whole genome shotgun sequence genome contains these proteins:
- the LOC117786275 gene encoding digestive cysteine proteinase 1, with product MRLWLNLALLASLMLAAHGTKPPRWDPNYIVKGTLYIPYAEIAEPFYAWYDKNTKRSRIDYYGGMVKTYQLAGEGQYGTSLKLAPVTTRDNLNKLSCLQLNGTEKEHVEIQSILPDVKTFALIGTETFLGFTCDKFQLVQINGQKKNIYTLWVRYKKSPHYPASRMPIPVRYEMRGYNTLLGSHFDHYYLEYDSYVHDDIPNEVFVIDESLTCTGFPGPGTGHFATFNPMREFISGSDEHVDNAFHHFKRKHGIDYSDDKEHEHRKNIFRQNLRYIHSKNRAKLSYTLAVNHLADKSEEELKARRGYKSSGVFNTGKPFPYDVNKLKDEIPSQYDWRLYGAVSPVKDQSVCGSCWSFGTIGAIEGAFFLKNGGNMVRLSQQALIDCSWGYGNNGCDGGEDFRVYQWMMQVGGVPTEEEYGPYLGQDGYCHIANTTLVAPITGFVNVTANDPDAFKLALLKHGPISVAIDASPKTFSFYSHGVYYEPECKNDKDGLDHAVLAVGYGTINGEDYWLVKNSWSTYWGNDGYILMSARKNNCGVMTMPTYVEM from the exons atgcGATTGTGGTTAAACTTGGCGCTGCTGGCCAGCTTAATGCTAGCAG CTCATGGTACAAAGCCGCCCCGTTGGGATCCGAACTACATTGTCAAGGGTACACTGTATATTCCATATGCTGAGATAGCGGAGCCTTTTTATGCCTGGTACGATAAGAATACGAAACGCTCCCGCATTGATTATTATGGAGGCATGGTGAAGACTTATCAGCTGGCAGGAGAGGGTCAATATGGCACCTCATTGAAGCTGGCGCCGGTCACAACCCGAGATAACCTTAACAAGCTGAGCTGTCTCCAGTTGAACGGCACGGAGAAGGAGCATGTGGAAATTCAAAGCATTTTACCTGACGTAAAAACCTTTGCACTCATCGGCACCGAGACATTCCTCGGCTTTACTTGCGATAAGTTCCAGCTGGTGCAGATCAATGGCCAGAAGAAGAACATTTATACGTTGTGGGTGCGCTACAAGAAGTCACCACATTATCCCGCCAGTCGTATGCCGATTCCAGTGCGCTATGAGATGCGAGGCTACAATACGCTGTTGGGTTCCCACTTTGATCATTATTATCTGGAATACGATAGCTACGTGCATGACGACATTCCCAACGAGGTGTTTGTGATCGATGAGAGCTTAACGTGCACTGGCTTCCCAGGTCCCGGCACCGGACACTTCGCCACATTTAATCCCATGCGGGAGTTCATCTCGGGCAGCGATGAGCATGTGGATAATGCGTTCCATCATTTCAAGCGCAAGCACGGCATCGATTATAGCGATGACAAGGAACACGAGCATCGCAAGAACATATTCCGTCAGAACTTGCGCTATATTCACTCGAAGAATCGGGCTAAACTGAGTTATACGCTGGCTGTCAATCATCTGGCCGATAAGAGTGAGGAGGAGCTGAAGGCGCGACGTGGCTACAAGTCATCTGGTGTCTTTAACACAGGCAAACCCTTTCCCTATGACGTGAACAAGCTCAAGGATGAAATACCCTCTCAATACGATTGGCGTCTATATGGAGCTGTGAGTCCCGTTAAAG ATCAATCGGTGTGCGGCTCTTGCTGGTCCTTTGGAACAATTGGAGCTATTGAGGGCGCATTTTTCCTTAAGAACGGCGGCAATATGGTGCGTCTCTCGCAGCAGGCGTTGATCGACTGCTCTTGGGGCTATGGCAATAATGGATGTGATGGAGGCGAGGACTTCCGGGTTTATCAATGGATGATGCAAGTCGGCGGCGTACCCACCGAAGAGGAATATGGCCCCTATCTCGGCCAGGATGGATATTGTCACATTGCCAATACTACACTTGTGGCCCCCATCACCGGCTTTGTCAATGTCACCGCCAATGATCCCGATGCCTTCAAATTGGCCTTGCTCAAGCATGGTCCGATCTCGGTGGCCATTGATGCCTCCCCCAAAACTTTTAGCTTCTATTCGCACGGTGTCTACTATGAGCCAGAGTGTAAGAACGATAAAGATGGCCTCGATCATGCCGTCTTAGCTGTCGGCTATGGCACCATTAATGGCGAGGATTACTGGCTGGTTAAGAACTCCTGGTCCACCTACTGGGGAAACGATGGCTACATTTTAATGTCTGCCCGCAAGAACAACTGTGGCGTCATGACCATGCCCACCTATGTTGAAATGTAG
- the LOC117788504 gene encoding cathepsin L-like, protein MKAAIVILALIGFVQSTRISKYDVLETQWKLFKKDHMKSYHNESEELLRKQIFKDNMEQIHSHNLRYEAGKESYKMGVNQFTDLLHEEFVNSMMGTLNTTAFHSEYIYTPGRKVKLPESVDWREKKAVSAVKHQGDCGSCWAFAAVGTMEGQQFLKEKKLVELSEQNLLDCSSEAPYKNLGCKGGSPQEALRYVKENHGINTRSSYAYEGHVGKCRFKKDQIGAVITGSVDVRSGDEAALEAAVAEKGPISVTIDATHLQHYQGGVYNTACGGTANYHHSILLIGYGKDPKAGNFWLLKNSWGNWGEGGYFRMARKSNNLCGIATYAVYPLL, encoded by the coding sequence ATGAAAGCAGCGATTGTAATTTTGGCATTAATTGGATTTGTTCAGTCGACTCGTATTTCGAAATACGATGTTCTAGAAACTCAGTGGAAGCTATTCAAAAAGGATCACATGAAAAGTTATCATAATGAAAGCGAGGAGCTATTGCGGAAACAAATCTTTAAGGACAACATGGAGCAGATTCACAGCCACAATCTGCGATACGAAGCTGGCAAAGAGTCCTACAAGATGGGAGTGAATCAATTCACAGATTTGCTACACGAAGAATTCGTAAATTCTATGATGGGCACCCTAAACACTACAGCTTTCCATagcgaatatatatatacgccAGGAAGAAAGGTCAAGCTGCCAGAGAGTGTGGATTGGCGAGAAAAGAAAGCTGTTAGCGCTGTAAAACATCAAGGAGATTGTGGATCCTGTTGGGCATTTGCTGCAGTTGGCACAATGGAGGGTCAGCAATTTCTAAAGGAAAAAAAGCTAGTTGAATTATCCGAACAGAATTTACTCGACTGTTCCAGTGAAGCACCATATAAGAATCTCGGCTGCAAGGGTGGCAGCCCACAGGAAGCTCTGCGATATGTTAAGGAAAATCATGGCATAAATACACGCAGCTCGTATGCCTATGAAGGACATGTGGGTAAATGTCGTTTCAAAAAGGATCAAATTGGAGCGGTTATTACGGGAAGTGTCGATGTCCGATCAGGTGATGAGGCTGCTTTGGAAGCGGCTGTTGCCGAAAAGGGTCCGATTTCAGTAACCATCGATGCAACCCATTTACAGCATTATCAAGGTGGTGTCTATAATACCGCCTGCGGCGGTACAGCAAATTATCATCATTCCATTCTCCTAATTGGCTACGGTAAAGATCCCAAAGCTGGCAATTTCTGGCTCCTTAAGAACTCCTGGGGAAATTGGGGAGAAGGTGGATACTTTCGCATGGCTCGCAAAAGCAACAATCTATGCGGTATTGCCACCTATGCTGTATATCCTCTGCTTTAA